Proteins encoded in a region of the Macaca mulatta isolate MMU2019108-1 chromosome X, T2T-MMU8v2.0, whole genome shotgun sequence genome:
- the SYP gene encoding synaptophysin isoform X1 — MLLLADMDVVNQLVAGGQFRVVKEPLGFVKVLQWVFAIFAFATCGSYSGELQLSVDCANKTESDLSIEVEFEYPFRLHQVYFDAPTCRGGTTKVFLVGDYSSSAEFFVTVAVFAFLYSMGALATYIFLQNKYRENNKGPMLDFLATAVFAFMWLVSSSAWAKGLSDVKMATDPENIIKEMPVCRQTGNTCKELRDPVTSGLNTSVVFGFLNLVLWVGNLWFVFKETGWAAPFLRAPPGAPEKQPAPGDAYGDAGYGQGPGGYGPQDSYGPQGGYQPDYGQPAGGGGGGYGPQGDYGQQGYGPQGAPTSFSNQIPLPFPKPFGIV, encoded by the exons ATGCTGCTGCTGGCAGACATGGACGTGGTGAATCAG CTGGTGGCTGGGGGTCAGTTCCGGGTGGTCAAGGAGCCCCTCGGCTTTGTGAAGGTGCTGCAATGG GTCTTCGCCATCTTCGCCTTTGCCACATGCGGCAGCTACAGTGGGGAGCTCCAGCTGAGCGTGGATTGTGCCAACAAGACCGAGAGTGACCTCAGCATCGAGGTCGAGTTCGAGTACCCCTTCAG GCTGCACCAAGTGTACTTTGATGCACCCACCTGCCGAGGGGGCACCACCAAGGTCTTCTTAGTTGGGGACTACTCCTCGTCAGCTGAATTCTTTGTCACCGTGGCTGTGTTTGCCTTCCTCTACTCCATGGGGGCTCTGGCCACCTACATCTTCCTGCAGAACAAGTACCGAGAGAATAACAAAGGGCCCATGCTG GACTTTCTGGCCACGGCTGTGTTTGCCTTCATGTGGCTAGTTAGCTCATCGGCATGGGCCAAGGGGCTGTCAGATGTGAAGATGGCCACAGACCCAGAGAACATTATCAAGGAGATGCCCGTCTGCCGCCAGACAGGGAACACATGCAAGGAACTGAGAGACCCTGTGACCTCGGGACTCAACACCTCGGTG GTGTTCGGCTTCCTGAACCTGGTGCTCTGGGTCGGCAACCTGTGGTTCGTGTTTAAGGAGACAGGCTGGGCCGCCCCGTTCCTGCGCGCGCCTCCCGGCGCCCCCGAGAAACAACCGGCACCCGGGGACGCCTACGGAGATGCGGGCTACGGGCAGGGCCCCGGCGGGTACGGGCCCCAGGATTCCTACGGGCCTCAGGGCGGCTACCAGCCTGACTACGGTCAACCAGCCGGCGGCGGTGGCGGAGGGTACGGGCCTCAGGGCGACTATGGGCAGCAAGGCTACGGTCCGCAGGGTGCACCCACCTCCTTCTCCAATCAGAT ACCCCTACCCTTTCCCAAACCCTTCGGTATTGTTTGA
- the SYP gene encoding synaptophysin, which produces MLLLADMDVVNQLVAGGQFRVVKEPLGFVKVLQWVFAIFAFATCGSYSGELQLSVDCANKTESDLSIEVEFEYPFRLHQVYFDAPTCRGGTTKVFLVGDYSSSAEFFVTVAVFAFLYSMGALATYIFLQNKYRENNKGPMLDFLATAVFAFMWLVSSSAWAKGLSDVKMATDPENIIKEMPVCRQTGNTCKELRDPVTSGLNTSVVFGFLNLVLWVGNLWFVFKETGWAAPFLRAPPGAPEKQPAPGDAYGDAGYGQGPGGYGPQDSYGPQGGYQPDYGQPAGGGGGGYGPQGDYGQQGYGPQGAPTSFSNQM; this is translated from the exons ATGCTGCTGCTGGCAGACATGGACGTGGTGAATCAG CTGGTGGCTGGGGGTCAGTTCCGGGTGGTCAAGGAGCCCCTCGGCTTTGTGAAGGTGCTGCAATGG GTCTTCGCCATCTTCGCCTTTGCCACATGCGGCAGCTACAGTGGGGAGCTCCAGCTGAGCGTGGATTGTGCCAACAAGACCGAGAGTGACCTCAGCATCGAGGTCGAGTTCGAGTACCCCTTCAG GCTGCACCAAGTGTACTTTGATGCACCCACCTGCCGAGGGGGCACCACCAAGGTCTTCTTAGTTGGGGACTACTCCTCGTCAGCTGAATTCTTTGTCACCGTGGCTGTGTTTGCCTTCCTCTACTCCATGGGGGCTCTGGCCACCTACATCTTCCTGCAGAACAAGTACCGAGAGAATAACAAAGGGCCCATGCTG GACTTTCTGGCCACGGCTGTGTTTGCCTTCATGTGGCTAGTTAGCTCATCGGCATGGGCCAAGGGGCTGTCAGATGTGAAGATGGCCACAGACCCAGAGAACATTATCAAGGAGATGCCCGTCTGCCGCCAGACAGGGAACACATGCAAGGAACTGAGAGACCCTGTGACCTCGGGACTCAACACCTCGGTG GTGTTCGGCTTCCTGAACCTGGTGCTCTGGGTCGGCAACCTGTGGTTCGTGTTTAAGGAGACAGGCTGGGCCGCCCCGTTCCTGCGCGCGCCTCCCGGCGCCCCCGAGAAACAACCGGCACCCGGGGACGCCTACGGAGATGCGGGCTACGGGCAGGGCCCCGGCGGGTACGGGCCCCAGGATTCCTACGGGCCTCAGGGCGGCTACCAGCCTGACTACGGTCAACCAGCCGGCGGCGGTGGCGGAGGGTACGGGCCTCAGGGCGACTATGGGCAGCAAGGCTACGGTCCGCAGGGTGCACCCACCTCCTTCTCCAATCAGATGTAG